In one Acomys russatus chromosome 15, mAcoRus1.1, whole genome shotgun sequence genomic region, the following are encoded:
- the Il6r gene encoding interleukin-6 receptor subunit alpha produces MDASRHGAVGAYRGQIQGRAGKGCRGKGLVLLRLVWFSVERAAGLNPGRVFHTVEPIEVEAWLPSKDDVSRQRKPRLSPEMIPRVPSRIKPSGKDGLRAQSLASDEEEYKLGHWGNPEGLLWRPLTSPDQKQCPIFKLPWLTPCFSSPEVANGTVTSLPGATVTLICPRKEAVGNTTVYWVYSGSQPRWWKTTGNTLVLREVQLSNTGNYDCFLERHRVGTVPLLVDVPPEEPKLSCFRKNPFVNAICEWRPSSTPSPTTKAVLFVKKIRLKKTWKLQAVKDSKKASPPPYSLGQLKPTFVLVPLLRREGSHHTSGPDNTLSHGCLGVRDT; encoded by the exons ATGGATGCTAGTCGCCACGGCGCAGTGGGGGCCTACAGGGGCCAGATACAAGGGAGGGCCGGAAAGGGGTGCCGAGGGAAG GGCTTAGTTTTACTGCGCTTGGTCTGGTTCTCTGTGGAGCGAGCAGCTGGTCTGAATCCCGGGAGAGTCTTTCACACAG TGGAGCCCATTGAGGTGGAGGCCTGGCTACCCTCAAAGGATGATGTGTCCAGACAGAGAAAACCCAGGCTGAGCCCAGAGATGATTCCACGAGTCCCCTCCAGAATCAAACCATCTGGGAAGGATGGGCTGAGGGCACAGAGTCTGGCCAGTGACGAAGAAGAGTACAAG CTGGGCCATTGGGGAAACCCAGAGGGGTTACTATGGAGGCCTCTGACGTCTCCAGATCAGAAGCAATGTCCCATTTTCAAGTTGCCGTGGCTCACTCCATGTTTTTCTTCCCCAGAGGTGGCAAATGGTACGGTGACGAGCCTACCTGGGGCCACGGTGACCTTGATCTGCCCCAGGAAGGAAGCAGTGGGCAACACCACTGTATACTGGGTATACTCTGGCTCGCAACCCAGATGGTGGAAGACCACGGGGAACACACTGGTTCTGAGGGAAGTGCAGCTCAGCAACACTGGGAATTATGACTGCTTCCTGGAGCGTCACCGGGTTGGGACTGTGCCCTTGCTGGTAGATG TTCCTCCAGAGGAACCCAAGCTCTCCTGCTTCCGGAAGAACCCCTTTGTAAATGCTATTTGTGAGTGGCGCCCGAGCAGCACCCCCTCTCCAACCACGAAGGCTGTGCTGTTTGTGAAGAAAAT AAGGCTCAAGAAGACATGGAAGTTGCAAGCTGTGAAGGACAGCAAGAAGGCTTCTCCCCCGCCATACTCCTTGGGACAGCTGAAGCCGACCTTCGTTCTGGTTCCTCTCCTCAGGCGGGAGGGGTCCCACCACACCTCTGGGCCTGACAACACCTTAAGCCACGGCTGCCTGGGTGTCAGGGACACATAG